The Bombus huntii isolate Logan2020A chromosome 2, iyBomHunt1.1, whole genome shotgun sequence genomic interval AATGAAACGACAAAATTATTACATCTAGGGTAATagtattagaaattaataataatattaaatcaacTTTTGTAGGATCATCACATAGCAATTTGTGAAATGGTAGGGTATGCAAATATTGTATTTGGTAACGCAAGAGAAATGGAAGCTTTGGCTCAATCATTAAATGTTACATATGAAGATGTAAcagatataccatttttaCTGAATAGTTTAAAGAGAATTACAGTTAATGTTTGTAATACAGTAAATGAAGATTGGTTGCGTCATGGGGGAGTATTTGTTATGACTCAAGGTGGCTCAGCTCCAGCAATTACTGTTTGGGGAAGAAGTCAATCTGTTCAAGTATGTTACAAAGAGAGAAACAATTTCCTAAGTTACAAAACTGAATGAAAAttcgtttatattttattcaggTACAACCAATTAAACCAAAGGCTCCTGTTGTAGACACTACAGGTGCTGGTGATGCTTTGGCAGCTGGTTTTCTAGCCGGCGTTTTAGCTCGATGGAAACCAAAATATTGCTTAGAATATGGTTGCAAAGTAGCATCATTTATGGTAACCAAACTTGGTATTACACTACCAGATAATGTACCACCAGATTTATTAGAATAACAATGTTAATTACGAACGAAACGGTTTATCATTAAACAATACTTATCTATCTCATGTGAAATTCTACAAGTAACTTTTACTCAGagttttattagaaaaagaattgttgtgataatagaaatataaagcTTCATATTTATGTTTACATCTTAACTACATTGTAGCTTTATCTACAACTGTTATACGATTGTTGTAGAAACAAAGttttagtttatttaatatgttatatcaatgttagatttataaaatttaaaaataatcattGTTTTTATTGTGAAAAAAGTCATATCGTATATCTATCATATAGATTGGTGCCAAGGGATTTACTTATATTgttaattgtatttaaaaaatggtaGAATACAATATctttaacaaatttctattaacattaataaaaagaacaaaatgtATAACTTTGTTCAGATATATAAATGTTTGTCATATTGCATTGTACAAAATCTTAtagtttaaatttttaaacaaagagAGTTTAGCTGATAAAGTTTATTATACACTGGGGAAGATGCTATATCTATAAAAACTGATGTACAAAAGTAttgtacaaatttatttttacaaataaaattattttgaaaaatatctctTCATTTTTAATCATAAGACATTTTTTAATCCAGTTAAagtaatttttttctatataattttaagGTTAAATACAAACATATTCGATTggtatttatttctatattgtTTCAATATCTTATTGAAAAAAGagtaagaaattattaaaaaaataaatacaaaatttagtattgtttaaaatattattttattttattcaatattttattttaatcaataaactattaattccagaatatataaaaagttaattttaatgaaCGTACTGTCAgtcaaaaaatataacaagGGAGAAAGTTAATGAATTTCTAATCATGTTTGCGCTTTAAtttaagtataataaaatgttataaaatattttttcataaaagcAGGTGTATTTAAATTCACAAATACTCAAATACAAAATGGCGCAATAGAAGTGTGCTCTTAGTGCAAGTAAAACGAAGcgaggaaaataatttatttttctatgtGTAATAGACTTGactgaaattaagaattttgaaaatgtcTATGGTAAGGATTTAAATAATCTTCATACATATGAAGTTTCATAGTAAATTTCGTTAATGTAtttctatcattaaagtaatTTATACGATTTCGATTAAAAACACCGTTTATTGTATTTCCTAACCTAACTTTCATGTTAAAgtagtaaaaataataatattttaaacatgCAATCATTAATTTCGATATGAtgagaaaaaaagggaaattAAATCATGAATGCAgcttataatatatatctatatgtgtttatatgcatatatacaaCGAAAGTGCACAATTTTTCATATTCATAATTAAGATTTTATATGTCTTTTATACTTTATTGGTAtcagtttatttaaataacgtAGTAAATTAACTTTTTTAGCGACCTGATGATCATAGGAGAAAATGGAACAGAGAAGAGTACGAAAGAATAGCACTTCAGCGTCTTCAGGATGAGATTGCTGAAGAAGAGTTGGGAATTCCAAAACAACCTGCAGTAAAAAGAGAGTTGCTCAAACAAAGGGATTATAAAGTTGATCTTGAATCTAAATTAGGAAAAAGTgttgttattaataaaaatacaccATCATCACAAACTGGAGggtaaaaatacattttaaaaagtctcttttatatgaaatataagatacaaaaattgtaattCTTGTAAACGTATTATACTTACAGGTACTACTGCAATGTTTGCGATTGTGTTGTCAAGGattctattaatttcttgGATCATATCAATGGCACAAAACGTAATCAACtatatacattattttttattttattacattattatgttattttgtatacttcgatattaattgcttaaataattatctttcaGATCAACGTAATTTGGGCATGTCAATGAAAATAGAACGATCTACATTAGAGCAGGTTAAAGCACGCTTTGCaacgaacaaaaagaaattagaagaaaaaaagaaggattATGATTTAGAACAGAGAGTAAAAGAATTAAAGGAAGAGGTTTGTTTTATCCCTTGTATTCTTTTTGTGCAAGtatactttatttattacctaatttttcataatcaaatattttttattgtccACAGGAAGAGAAGATAAAAGAGTACAGAAAGGAGAAGAGGAAagacaagaaaagaaaaattgaagaaatcaATGAAGATAATGGTGGACCTTCAGATGAAATGGCAGCGATAATGGGTTTTTCAGGTTTTGGTTCTAAAAAAAAGTGACAATGAGATACTATCGGATTatttgatgaaaaattgcCTTCTGAAGATGTATCTTAAGAAAAGACTATGatgttattaatttcttaagaAATGTTTCATTTGAGAATTAACATTGAACACTACAAGATCATGGATAAAAAAGACTGATCTTATTATAAAGATTTATCTTTGATATCAATATTTAAGTTtcaatataatgtaatttatttcctttttcttgcATGACCAGTGTTTAAATGAatagataatttttatctatATCTGATATAATGAACAGCAATTCATTTTCTAACACAATGAAAGTATGTTGATTTAGCATATAAAACAGTAAAATCACTATGGAAATTATGTGAAATAGCTTTAGCCTTATGAGTCACTTGTCGTTAATGTACTCTAGATTTACTGCAATACTAAAGTTAAGCTTTATGAAGTGTATTTACAGTTTTCCTGGACCAGCAATGTAATGAacattatttaaacaatattgTAATTTGTCAATAAAAGTACAAGATTTTATAAACATGGAATTATTGTCGTTTATAAAACTGCATTTACATTATTGTACACGTGAAGTCTACGATAAATAGCAAGTTTcaaatttttgataaaacgAAAGTGGATGCCTCTGAAATATTCGCTGCTGTATCGTAATCATTTCTACAACTTTCTTTCTTGCACTTCCAATCTCTCGTTCCTTATCTTACCTTCGAAAAAGAGGAAGATAATATCCACTCGCAGCTTACCTTCACGCGCACACATGCATATTCGACACACACTTAGGTATATTCtcactctttttctttctgaaGTTGCAAGAGAGAAGGTATCCAGGAGAATTGAAAGCAAGTAAGTATGTAGGCTCCTCCTACCTAGAACTAAACTCTGGGACCGTTTTACTTGGTTCATCTTAGCATCGTAGTCCAGTGTAGTCAACACTTGTGATCACGGAGCGTTCACGAGTGCCGCCATTTATCCGAAGGTCGATCATTCGTAGTCAAGAGATTGGAAGCCGTAGTCTCGGAGGTCGTTCCTCCGCGAGATAGTTTGCACGTGATTTCTGATTGACTATAGTCAGTGCACGTGCGTTAGTGGCACGCATCAATTTGACGTTTCGATACTTTGCTTCTTTTGCTCTTTACAATCCATAACGTGCAAATAaacagtaaaaatttatactTCATCATATACTCAAGTAGTCGATACTTTACTATTTTCGCTCTTCAAAACTCATAACGCgtagataaataataaaaatttatgtcTTTAGTCATATATTCAAGTAGTTGAAGAATTAAGTGTAATGCtgcaaaatataaattaacctaacaaatttgaaaattttcaagagCAACGTAAATCAAGAGTAACGTTCGAGTTCTAAACAATGAATTGAGCAGCGAgaatttcaagaaaaatatGATGTTTCGTGATGGTTGTCGAAATGACAGAAATCAAGCAATTCTGACAGAAGATTCGTTGTGATACAACGCGGATGAACAAC includes:
- the LOC126878188 gene encoding zinc finger matrin-type protein 2, with translation MSMRPDDHRRKWNREEYERIALQRLQDEIAEEELGIPKQPAVKRELLKQRDYKVDLESKLGKSVVINKNTPSSQTGGYYCNVCDCVVKDSINFLDHINGTKHQRNLGMSMKIERSTLEQVKARFATNKKKLEEKKKDYDLEQRVKELKEEEEKIKEYRKEKRKDKKRKIEEINEDNGGPSDEMAAIMGFSGFGSKKK